The genomic interval GGGCGGATGGTCATGGAGCTCTCTCCTCGAGGGTAGGTGCGCGATTCTTTCTAATCTTGCGCAGTTAAAAGACTACTTCCGTTAATGGGTGTGCAGTCTCAGCCCGAGATCGGGACGGGAGAGAGCTTGGATCCCGGGTCAGCCCTGGGCTTTGGCCACCGCCTCGTCGTAGCCGTGGGTGATGTCCACCGGCCCGAGCCAGGGGATGATCTTGGGGCACAGGCGGCCGGCCTGTACCGCCGGGTCCTTGGCCGTGCGCTCCTCGGCAGCTTCCAGGGAATCCATCTCGAGCAGGAAGATTCCCGCCAGGTCGCTGCCTTCCACCGGCGCGAAGGGTCCCGCTAGCCGCAGGATGCCCTCCTCCGCCATGGCTCCGATATTGGCCATGTGGGCAGCCTGGATCTGCTGCAATTTTTCCGGGTCCTCCTCCGGCTTGTCCGGACAGCTGTGGAGGAAGACCATGTAGTAGATCGTCATTCCCGGCGGTAGGTTGGAGGGAGGCGCCGGGGCGGCCTTCTCTTCGGCAGCGTCGCCGCCAGCCTCGTCGCTGGCGAGAGCCCAGGTGGGGGTGGCCAAGGTTACGCTCAGGAGCAGCGCCAGTAGGAGAGCGAGGGTGGAGATATTTCTCATGACAGATCCTTTCCCGAACAACCCGCAGGGCGGGGATGAAGGTTGCGGATGATCGAGGCGGCGGAGATCACCGCGGGCACGGTTTCTATGCACTACGGGAACGATTCTAAAGGGTTCAGCGAGGAGCGGTTGCTGCCATCTGTATGGGCACGGAGTGATGAGGTCTTGTCCTGCCCGCGGGAGGAGCGCGCACTCCGATAGAGAAAGACTCATGCAAACCAACCTCCAGGAGGTCTCTCATGATGCAGCGCATCGGTTTTCTCG from Acidobacteriota bacterium carries:
- a CDS encoding YciI family protein, yielding MRNISTLALLLALLLSVTLATPTWALASDEAGGDAAEEKAAPAPPSNLPPGMTIYYMVFLHSCPDKPEEDPEKLQQIQAAHMANIGAMAEEGILRLAGPFAPVEGSDLAGIFLLEMDSLEAAEERTAKDPAVQAGRLCPKIIPWLGPVDITHGYDEAVAKAQG